From one Geoalkalibacter halelectricus genomic stretch:
- a CDS encoding XrtA-associated tyrosine autokinase, protein MSRIEKALERAAQKRAAEGATPQVPSPPAMTPAATASSAVLSDYAAFEQVPHPAVANPCLVTATDPNSPISEQYRKLKSLLIKMTRSEQSRNSLLVTSTVGGEGKTITALNLAITLAQEYDHTVLLIEADLRRPTIMNYLGLHASVGLADCVLDGVDVGEALVKTGIGKLSVLPAGRAVKDPVEVFSSARMAKLLQEVKTRYSDRFVILDSTPLLPFAEGQILAHLVDSVIFVARQEYTPFDKLKDALASLKSANLLGVVCNDIDGGITGTGYYGYYGYYKYPRKSA, encoded by the coding sequence ATGAGTCGTATTGAGAAAGCCCTTGAGAGAGCGGCGCAGAAACGAGCAGCGGAGGGAGCGACGCCCCAGGTACCAAGCCCGCCCGCCATGACTCCGGCGGCTACAGCCTCAAGCGCCGTTCTTTCCGATTATGCCGCCTTTGAGCAGGTGCCGCACCCGGCCGTTGCCAACCCCTGTCTGGTGACGGCCACCGATCCCAATTCGCCTATCTCCGAGCAGTATCGCAAGCTCAAATCCCTGCTCATCAAAATGACGCGCAGCGAACAAAGCCGCAATTCCCTCCTTGTCACCAGCACCGTCGGCGGCGAGGGAAAAACCATTACGGCTCTGAACCTGGCCATAACCCTGGCGCAGGAATACGACCACACCGTTTTGCTCATCGAGGCCGATCTGCGGCGCCCGACCATCATGAATTACCTTGGACTGCACGCGAGCGTCGGTCTTGCAGACTGCGTCCTTGACGGTGTCGACGTGGGCGAGGCTCTGGTCAAGACCGGCATCGGCAAATTGTCCGTGCTGCCCGCCGGTCGCGCGGTCAAGGATCCCGTCGAGGTTTTTTCCTCCGCGCGCATGGCCAAACTGCTTCAGGAGGTCAAGACCCGTTACAGCGACCGCTTCGTCATTCTCGACTCAACACCTTTGCTGCCCTTCGCGGAAGGTCAGATCCTGGCACACCTGGTTGATTCCGTAATCTTCGTCGCCCGCCAGGAATATACGCCCTTCGACAAACTCAAGGACGCCTTGGCCTCGCTCAAAAGTGCCAATTTGTTGGGAGTGGTGTGCAACGACATCGACGGCGGCATCACCGGAACCGGCTATTACGGCTATTACGGATATTACAAATACCCACGAAAATCGGCGTAG
- the prsR gene encoding PEP-CTERM-box response regulator transcription factor encodes MEKLLIIDDSEEIRKQLKWGLGKDYQVFLAGDVDEGLSLFRKHRPPVVTLDLGLPPDADGATEGLRCLGEILKENFRTKVIMVTGNEERENALKAIEIGAYDFYQKPIELAEIKVILRRAFHLSVLEEENRRLQKSAVQGLPAMAGMFGQCRQMQQVFNTVRKVASADVPVLVLGESGTGKELVARAIHAESLRRDASFVPINCGAIPENLLESELFGHEKGAFTGAQARIQGKVEFAHKGTLFLDEIGELPPPLQVKLLRFLQDHTIQRVGGRDTIEVDARIVAATNINMEQAIGKGDFREDLFYRIGVITINLPPLRERGEDVLLLSNLFLHRYAEEYGRSVKSFSGEAQQALRAYDWPGNVRELENKIKRAVILAEKNQIEPGDLGLGISDGAVVRAGEFNFDGLTLKDARDLVERDIVLSTLNREGGNIAKTAEILGISRPTLYDLLKKHNLQGAAGK; translated from the coding sequence ATGGAAAAATTACTGATCATCGACGACAGCGAAGAGATTCGCAAGCAGCTCAAGTGGGGGCTGGGTAAGGATTACCAGGTCTTTCTCGCCGGCGACGTCGACGAGGGCTTGAGCCTGTTTCGCAAGCACCGTCCCCCGGTGGTGACCCTGGATCTGGGGCTGCCGCCCGATGCCGACGGGGCCACGGAGGGATTGCGCTGTCTGGGCGAGATCCTCAAGGAAAATTTTCGCACCAAGGTGATTATGGTCACGGGTAACGAGGAGCGGGAAAACGCCCTGAAGGCCATTGAAATCGGGGCCTATGATTTTTACCAGAAACCGATTGAACTGGCTGAAATCAAGGTGATACTGCGGCGCGCTTTTCATCTCTCCGTGCTGGAGGAGGAAAACCGTCGTCTGCAAAAATCCGCCGTCCAGGGTTTGCCGGCCATGGCCGGCATGTTCGGGCAGTGTCGGCAGATGCAGCAGGTGTTCAATACCGTGCGCAAGGTGGCGTCGGCCGATGTGCCGGTGCTGGTGCTGGGCGAAAGCGGTACGGGCAAGGAGCTGGTGGCGCGTGCCATTCACGCGGAAAGTTTACGCCGGGACGCCTCTTTTGTGCCCATCAACTGTGGCGCCATCCCTGAGAACTTGCTTGAATCTGAGTTGTTCGGCCATGAAAAGGGCGCGTTTACCGGCGCCCAGGCAAGAATTCAGGGCAAGGTGGAATTTGCCCACAAGGGGACGCTGTTTTTGGATGAGATTGGTGAACTGCCTCCGCCCCTGCAGGTCAAGCTGCTGCGTTTTCTTCAGGATCACACCATTCAGCGGGTGGGTGGCCGCGATACCATCGAGGTGGATGCCCGGATCGTCGCCGCCACCAACATCAACATGGAGCAGGCCATTGGCAAGGGCGATTTTCGCGAGGATCTCTTCTATCGCATCGGGGTGATCACCATCAATCTGCCGCCCTTGCGCGAAAGAGGCGAGGATGTCCTGCTACTTTCCAATCTCTTTCTGCATCGCTATGCCGAGGAGTACGGGCGTTCGGTCAAGAGCTTCAGCGGCGAGGCGCAACAGGCCCTGCGCGCCTATGATTGGCCGGGCAACGTGCGGGAATTGGAAAACAAGATCAAGCGCGCCGTCATTCTGGCGGAAAAGAATCAGATCGAACCCGGGGATCTCGGCCTGGGCATCTCCGATGGTGCCGTGGTGCGGGCCGGCGAATTCAACTTCGACGGCCTGACCCTCAAGGACGCGCGTGATCTGGTGGAGCGCGACATCGTTCTGAGCACCCTGAACCGCGAGGGGGGCAATATCGCCAAGACCGCGGAAATTCTCGGCATCAGCCGTCCGACGCTGTACGACCTGCTGAAAAAGCACAACCTTCAGGGAGCGGCGGGGAAATGA
- a CDS encoding GxxExxY protein, translating into MENLTERIIGCAIRVHRELGPGLLESTYEKCLAFELIEEGLLVEIQKELPVVYRGKTLDCGYRIDMLVNQEIVVELKSVDAILPVHQAQTLSYLKLSGCKIGLLINFNVPVLKNGIRRLVNNL; encoded by the coding sequence ATGGAAAATCTTACAGAAAGAATCATAGGCTGCGCTATCAGGGTTCATCGAGAATTGGGACCTGGTCTACTGGAATCGACTTATGAAAAATGCCTTGCTTTTGAACTTATTGAGGAGGGGCTTCTGGTTGAAATACAGAAAGAATTGCCTGTTGTTTATCGGGGAAAGACGCTTGATTGCGGGTATCGCATAGACATGCTCGTGAATCAGGAAATTGTGGTTGAATTGAAGTCCGTCGACGCAATCTTACCTGTACACCAGGCCCAAACCCTCTCTTATTTGAAACTCTCTGGGTGTAAAATTGGATTGTTGATTAACTTCAATGTTCCTGTGCTAAAAAACGGCATTCGTCGCTTGGTCAACAATTTGTGA
- a CDS encoding TIGR03016 family PEP-CTERM system-associated outer membrane protein, producing the protein MLKWNLLNISAGFFLGLFLVADASAAFRISPNLLVRQEYNDNIDLRSEGELSDFITTIMPGVRLTWETRPATLSLDYSLRFRFYLDHDERNETSLRQTQRIDLGSTFHLYRNMLFLSVSNVYERVTIDEGDRTGIDSDLVNLTDSNRLRVNPYFVLEPTSTLSLRTDYIYENVWYERDIAIDYERHTGRVQMTKEISPRVQASVSGSHSLYRPKENPLAAVGDADQEFDRTDARVSLIYAPTQRLTFDAYYSRGWVDYTERPNQTLDLFGGGFRYLLGPEKVVGARYDETTSFSVRDGLIETKRYEAFIEFTPRVTSRWSVFYREADYLIQDRQDDSRGVSVSGEWPWTNRMGLSYLVLLTRYDRSGPGDFEETYNRYGTRLGIYRDMRLGRFHLGHTWNKNDSDIPNNDYVNNIVWAEMRFVF; encoded by the coding sequence ATGTTGAAATGGAATCTTCTGAATATTTCCGCCGGCTTTTTTCTGGGCCTGTTCCTTGTCGCGGACGCTTCGGCCGCTTTTCGAATTTCTCCTAATTTGCTGGTGCGCCAGGAGTACAACGACAACATCGATCTGAGGTCCGAAGGTGAATTATCTGATTTTATCACCACGATAATGCCGGGGGTGCGCCTCACCTGGGAAACACGACCAGCGACGCTGTCGCTTGATTACAGCCTGAGGTTCAGATTTTATCTCGATCATGACGAGCGCAACGAAACATCATTGCGCCAGACCCAGAGGATAGACTTGGGCAGCACTTTTCATCTCTATCGGAACATGCTTTTTCTTTCCGTCTCCAATGTCTATGAGCGCGTCACAATCGATGAGGGTGACCGCACCGGCATCGATAGCGATCTGGTCAATCTAACTGACTCCAATCGTTTGCGAGTCAATCCCTATTTTGTTCTGGAGCCGACCAGCACCTTGTCTCTACGGACCGACTACATCTACGAAAATGTCTGGTACGAACGCGATATCGCCATCGACTATGAGCGACACACCGGAAGAGTGCAGATGACCAAGGAAATCAGCCCGCGCGTGCAGGCGTCCGTCTCTGGCAGCCACTCTCTCTATCGTCCCAAGGAGAACCCTCTTGCCGCTGTAGGAGACGCCGACCAGGAGTTCGATCGCACCGACGCCCGGGTGAGCCTGATCTATGCACCCACCCAACGCCTGACTTTCGATGCTTATTACAGCAGAGGCTGGGTCGACTACACCGAACGCCCCAACCAGACCCTCGACCTTTTCGGCGGCGGTTTTCGCTACCTGCTCGGCCCGGAAAAGGTGGTCGGTGCCCGTTACGACGAAACCACCTCATTCTCCGTGCGTGACGGCCTGATCGAAACCAAGCGCTACGAAGCCTTCATCGAATTCACCCCGCGAGTGACATCGCGCTGGTCGGTTTTCTATCGAGAAGCCGACTATCTCATCCAAGATCGCCAGGATGATTCCCGCGGGGTATCCGTGAGCGGCGAATGGCCCTGGACGAACCGAATGGGCCTGAGCTATCTCGTTCTTTTGACCAGATACGACCGCAGCGGCCCCGGTGATTTCGAAGAAACCTACAACCGCTACGGAACACGCTTAGGAATCTATCGCGACATGCGCCTCGGTCGTTTCCATCTCGGCCACACCTGGAACAAAAACGATTCCGACATCCCCAATAACGATTACGTCAACAACATCGTGTGGGCCGAAATGCGATTTGTGTTTTAG
- a CDS encoding polysaccharide biosynthesis/export family protein, with protein sequence MKSYLMLMLFLALMVVPAFGADSDYVIGDGDGLQISVWGSPELSSSVTVRPDGKITLPAAGDIVATGYTPSQLSEKLTKELTAFVRKPIVTVAVTNITNNKVYVFGGGASSGVFHLPGRTTLLKFLTNLGDLQRADLERAYLLRDGERIAVNFYDLFIGGNVDADVELRTNDMIYIPDNELMKIYIMGAVGNPQYVFYREGIRILDAILESGGFTKFARENRVVVLRKEGSQMNEIRVNARDLMRQGDLSQNIELRRGDMVVVSEGIF encoded by the coding sequence ATGAAAAGCTATTTGATGTTGATGTTGTTTCTTGCCCTGATGGTCGTGCCGGCCTTCGGTGCCGACAGCGATTACGTCATCGGTGACGGCGACGGGTTGCAGATCTCGGTTTGGGGCTCGCCCGAACTTTCCAGTTCCGTGACCGTGCGTCCCGACGGGAAAATCACCCTTCCTGCTGCCGGCGACATCGTCGCCACCGGCTACACTCCTTCGCAGTTGAGCGAAAAGCTGACCAAGGAACTGACCGCCTTCGTACGCAAGCCCATCGTCACCGTCGCCGTGACCAACATCACCAACAACAAGGTCTATGTTTTCGGCGGTGGGGCGAGTTCGGGCGTCTTTCACCTGCCCGGGCGCACGACTCTCCTTAAGTTCCTGACCAATCTCGGCGACCTGCAGCGCGCCGATCTCGAACGTGCTTACCTGCTGCGCGACGGGGAGCGCATCGCCGTTAATTTTTATGACCTGTTTATCGGGGGTAATGTCGACGCCGATGTGGAACTGCGCACCAACGACATGATTTACATCCCCGACAACGAGCTGATGAAAATCTACATCATGGGTGCGGTGGGTAATCCCCAATACGTATTTTATCGCGAAGGCATCCGCATCCTTGACGCCATCCTCGAATCCGGCGGCTTTACTAAATTCGCCCGCGAAAATCGGGTGGTGGTTTTGCGCAAGGAAGGCAGCCAGATGAACGAAATTCGCGTCAATGCCCGCGATCTGATGCGCCAAGGTGACCTCAGCCAGAATATCGAACTGCGGCGAGGAGATATGGTGGTCGTCAGCGAAGGAATTTTTTAA
- a CDS encoding GAF domain-containing protein, with translation MTENAQAKDLCEKKLEILQEISSAIILSDNISAIANIMLDLAINHTGAEKGSLMLANDQQQLSIFTSRGLDENLSGTYRTAIGEGIAGKVAESREAVLVTDIERDPRFAKTRDRYKTRSFISCPIIGKTKLLGVLNINDKKSGEPFSEDDLTLIQIIANQAAIALKNAFLVNQLKAKAAEHEEINRKFIEASLAKTEFLTRVSHELRTPLNSTKGAVYYLRHSDKLNGGDFREFMDILTLEIDKMINIVENQLDFLRLEDESSTLHRTIINLERALRETLDSRLLKSKLLRKDIKVRVDFTQDLPDVAGDRVMVAQFFINLLEGILPHLEAGSRLTFSGRQNEHLHLTMATDRTLPQETADFFFSSRTLFDPERSDENLKLYLARKSAEVHNWKFDFANTDAGFIVDIQIPRGTRQRVEAAVNTTMDLFLDFVSELLAVNTCSIMLSDELTQDLVIRSARGLDADIIKKTRIRVGERIAGWVAHEGKPLLVTDIREDPRFAGSPHAAQYTTPSFMSLPLKIDGRTIGVINLNNKRSGDPFSEADLQVASVLSERIAHLIEKMHDDGHTEEDLRRIIASFDNLVGAERKLPGKSRRRQDLASRLLARLDISDEQRRLGLYLSMVYDLGLMLIDDSVLGKTKKLSFSEISTLRIHPHATVDLLKDIEHTQDVRTSILHHHEWFDGSGYPEGLKGEQIPLLSRIIAIIDAWCAMTEDRPYRKKMSEQEALAELRRKAGSQFDPALVEVFAEVV, from the coding sequence ATGACAGAGAACGCGCAGGCCAAAGACCTCTGCGAAAAAAAACTGGAGATCCTTCAGGAGATCTCCAGCGCCATCATTCTGTCCGACAACATCAGCGCCATCGCCAACATCATGCTCGACCTGGCCATCAATCATACCGGGGCCGAAAAAGGCTCGCTGATGCTGGCCAACGACCAGCAGCAACTCTCCATCTTCACCAGCCGCGGCCTGGACGAAAATCTTTCCGGCACCTACCGCACGGCCATCGGCGAAGGCATCGCCGGCAAGGTCGCCGAGAGCCGCGAAGCGGTGCTGGTGACCGACATCGAACGCGATCCGCGCTTCGCGAAAACCCGCGATCGCTACAAAACCCGCTCCTTTATCTCCTGCCCCATCATCGGCAAGACCAAACTGCTCGGCGTCCTCAACATCAACGACAAGAAAAGCGGCGAGCCCTTTAGTGAAGATGATCTGACTCTCATCCAGATCATCGCCAACCAGGCCGCCATCGCCTTGAAAAACGCCTTTCTCGTCAACCAGCTCAAGGCCAAGGCTGCCGAGCATGAAGAGATCAACCGCAAGTTCATCGAGGCGTCCCTGGCCAAAACCGAATTTCTGACTCGCGTCAGCCACGAGCTACGCACCCCGCTCAACTCAACCAAGGGTGCGGTCTATTATCTGCGTCATTCCGACAAACTCAACGGCGGCGACTTTCGCGAGTTCATGGACATCCTGACCCTTGAAATCGACAAGATGATCAACATTGTCGAGAACCAGCTCGACTTCTTGCGGCTTGAAGACGAATCAAGCACCCTTCACCGCACCATCATCAACCTCGAACGCGCCCTGCGCGAAACTCTCGATTCGCGCCTGCTCAAATCCAAGCTCCTGCGCAAGGACATCAAGGTTCGAGTCGATTTCACCCAGGATCTCCCCGATGTCGCCGGCGACAGAGTCATGGTGGCGCAATTCTTCATCAACTTGCTCGAGGGCATCCTACCCCACCTTGAGGCTGGAAGCCGATTGACTTTCAGCGGTCGGCAGAATGAACACCTTCACCTGACCATGGCCACGGACCGCACCCTACCGCAGGAAACCGCCGACTTTTTCTTCTCGTCGCGCACCCTGTTCGATCCGGAACGCTCGGATGAAAACCTCAAGCTCTACCTGGCCAGGAAATCCGCCGAGGTCCACAACTGGAAGTTCGATTTCGCCAACACCGACGCCGGCTTCATTGTCGACATCCAAATTCCGCGCGGCACCCGCCAGAGAGTCGAAGCCGCCGTGAACACCACCATGGATCTGTTTCTCGATTTCGTCTCCGAGTTGCTCGCCGTCAACACCTGCTCCATCATGCTCAGCGACGAACTCACTCAGGACCTGGTCATCCGCAGCGCGCGCGGACTCGACGCCGACATCATCAAAAAGACCCGCATCCGCGTCGGCGAGCGCATCGCCGGCTGGGTCGCCCATGAGGGCAAGCCCCTGCTGGTCACCGACATCCGCGAGGATCCGCGCTTTGCCGGCAGCCCCCACGCGGCGCAGTACACCACGCCATCGTTCATGTCGCTGCCGCTGAAAATCGATGGGCGCACGATCGGCGTCATCAACCTCAACAACAAGAGATCCGGCGATCCTTTCTCCGAGGCTGATCTGCAAGTGGCGTCGGTGCTGAGCGAGCGCATCGCCCATCTCATCGAGAAGATGCACGACGACGGACACACCGAGGAAGATTTGCGCCGCATCATCGCCTCCTTCGACAACCTGGTCGGGGCCGAGAGAAAATTGCCCGGCAAAAGCCGGCGTCGGCAGGATTTGGCGAGCCGCCTGCTTGCACGCCTGGATATTTCCGATGAGCAGCGCCGTCTGGGTCTCTACCTGTCCATGGTTTACGACCTCGGGCTGATGCTTATCGACGACAGCGTACTGGGCAAAACCAAAAAACTTTCGTTCTCCGAAATCAGCACCCTGCGCATCCACCCCCATGCCACAGTGGATTTGCTCAAGGATATCGAGCACACCCAGGATGTGCGCACCTCCATTCTTCACCATCACGAATGGTTCGACGGCAGCGGCTACCCCGAAGGGCTCAAGGGCGAACAGATTCCCCTGCTCTCGCGCATCATCGCCATCATCGACGCCTGGTGCGCCATGACCGAGGATCGTCCCTACCGCAAAAAAATGTCCGAGCAGGAGGCCTTGGCGGAACTACGAAGAAAGGCCGGCAGTCAATTCGACCCGGCCCTGGTGGAGGTATTCGCTGAGGTGGTGTAG
- the prsK gene encoding XrtA/PEP-CTERM system histidine kinase PrsK, with product MSHLLLVIASLAVALLLFALLLRRRPTATIIALIVALCVALAVEIIDLLALRDPANLESYKRWGLLAESLLPFTWLLYTLKFGRLPGWRNISWLQRGILAAAALMPLPVLLLPVGDFFYSPDFGDELLLFLGNPGYYFFIGILLFLIVALVNLEVTLMGSPRPERWKIKYEIIGVGLVIAFFIVYYSQSLLYRSIDMSLAPARAVLFIAAVGFIAYSRFRRGDAPGLRLSPHMAYRSVVVFIIGLYFLGIALLGEGLRYFGESSQRNFFTAVALIGSVIVLAVLLSEKARRKIRVFLHKHFYRAKFDYRQQWLDFNQRLTLARGEREQQQAVLGFYCETFGFRGASLFWSEDAERPFELVDFYERGAWRSTLDPRDPLVEKMRQGDWIVDLAEMRDAQVASPLVESGLAYLVPLLSEQRLEGFIALEGRINPDEVLTYEDYDLMKVLARQSTAAILNLRLYRELSAAREMELMGRVSAFVMHDLKNLVSNLSLVVDNAENYLDDPEFQADMLETLRGTLGKMKGLIQHLRTLQEKPALERRRCNLRRVVDEALGGQALPNVTVSGNGAEADIDAEEIQKVVLNLVLNALEAGGHRKPVQVEIDGSGAQACIRVRDEGCGMSEEFIRTRLFKPFETTKKKGFGIGLYQCKHIVEAHGGRIEVQSEEGRGTEFTVAL from the coding sequence ATGTCTCACCTTCTTCTCGTCATTGCCTCTTTAGCCGTCGCGCTGCTGCTGTTTGCTCTCTTGCTGCGGCGGCGCCCCACCGCGACGATCATTGCCCTGATCGTCGCGCTTTGCGTGGCGCTGGCCGTGGAGATCATCGATCTACTGGCCCTGCGTGATCCCGCCAACCTTGAAAGTTACAAACGATGGGGCCTGCTGGCCGAGTCGCTGCTGCCCTTCACCTGGCTTCTCTACACCCTGAAATTCGGCCGCTTGCCGGGATGGCGCAACATCTCGTGGTTGCAGCGCGGTATTTTGGCGGCCGCGGCGCTAATGCCCCTGCCGGTGTTGCTGCTGCCGGTGGGCGATTTCTTCTATTCACCGGATTTCGGTGATGAACTGCTTCTGTTTCTGGGTAATCCCGGCTATTACTTTTTTATCGGCATCCTGCTCTTTTTAATCGTCGCTTTGGTCAATCTCGAAGTGACCCTGATGGGCTCGCCGCGTCCCGAGCGCTGGAAGATCAAGTACGAAATCATCGGTGTCGGTCTGGTTATCGCCTTTTTCATCGTCTATTACAGCCAAAGCCTGCTGTATCGCTCCATCGACATGAGCCTGGCGCCGGCACGGGCGGTATTGTTCATTGCCGCCGTCGGCTTTATCGCCTATTCGCGCTTTCGGCGCGGCGATGCCCCCGGCCTGCGTCTCTCCCCGCATATGGCCTACCGCTCGGTGGTGGTCTTCATCATCGGGCTCTACTTTCTCGGCATTGCCTTGCTGGGTGAGGGCCTGCGCTATTTCGGCGAGTCATCGCAGCGCAATTTTTTCACTGCCGTGGCCCTTATCGGCAGCGTCATCGTGCTGGCCGTGCTGCTCTCGGAAAAAGCGCGGCGCAAGATTCGGGTATTTCTGCACAAGCATTTTTATCGGGCCAAGTTTGATTACCGTCAGCAGTGGCTGGATTTTAACCAGCGCCTCACTCTGGCGCGCGGAGAGCGCGAGCAGCAACAGGCGGTGCTGGGCTTTTATTGTGAGACCTTCGGTTTTCGCGGTGCCAGTCTGTTCTGGTCCGAGGATGCAGAGCGGCCCTTTGAGCTGGTGGATTTTTACGAACGCGGAGCCTGGCGGTCGACTCTTGACCCCCGGGATCCCCTGGTCGAGAAAATGCGCCAGGGTGACTGGATCGTCGATCTTGCCGAAATGCGCGACGCGCAGGTGGCATCCCCTTTGGTCGAAAGCGGGCTGGCCTATTTGGTTCCCTTGCTGTCTGAGCAGCGTTTGGAGGGTTTCATCGCCTTGGAGGGGCGGATCAACCCCGATGAGGTCTTGACCTACGAGGACTACGACCTGATGAAGGTCTTGGCGCGCCAGTCGACGGCCGCCATTCTGAATTTGCGTCTTTACCGGGAGCTTTCCGCCGCTCGGGAAATGGAGTTGATGGGGCGCGTGTCGGCGTTCGTCATGCACGATCTGAAAAATCTGGTTTCCAATTTGAGCCTGGTGGTGGACAACGCCGAGAACTATTTGGATGATCCCGAGTTTCAGGCTGACATGCTCGAGACCTTGCGCGGTACCCTGGGCAAGATGAAGGGGTTGATCCAGCATCTGCGCACCTTGCAGGAAAAGCCGGCTCTGGAGCGGCGGCGCTGCAATCTGCGCCGCGTGGTGGACGAGGCCCTGGGGGGGCAAGCTCTGCCCAATGTGACCGTTTCAGGCAACGGCGCCGAGGCGGACATCGACGCGGAGGAGATCCAGAAGGTGGTGCTCAATCTGGTTCTCAACGCCCTTGAAGCCGGCGGCCATCGCAAACCCGTGCAGGTCGAGATCGACGGCAGCGGGGCGCAGGCCTGTATTCGCGTGCGTGACGAGGGGTGCGGCATGAGCGAGGAATTCATCCGCACCCGATTGTTCAAGCCCTTCGAGACAACCAAGAAAAAAGGCTTCGGCATCGGCCTCTACCAATGCAAGCACATCGTGGAAGCTCACGGTGGACGTATCGAAGTTCAGAGTGAGGAGGGGAGGGGGACGGAGTTTACTGTGGCGTTATAG
- a CDS encoding XrtA system polysaccharide chain length determinant has product MDNPLSQVKKYLFLVYKKRFIFLFSSLLVMSVIISGSFFMTKKYEASSTVFIERNMIDSLLRGITITPSMDDRIRVLRHYMLSRDLISRTLRKLDADLTAPTPEQFEGLIRKYQRATNINMRGQELFIVSLRDEDPVFARDFINALVGTYVEENIASKREEAFGAGRFISEQLTFFKQRLDEAQDRVIQFRRDREIYSTVSEAALLENIKRAEEGLEQIKMQKNEMLATIATIRRQLDMMAEFSAQNTSNPFGFAATGSGGNALVAQLESRRQEMLQVYNERHPEIVRLDARIEAILEAEKDNPVELAVAPVVEFNPLEDPIYVDLKMRLNARETEFQAIEARERELQAMIQENQAKLREFPEEKKLLADLERERNSYLKLYEQLLERQGVTEVSKQMEVADKTTTFRIVDPAVLPRAPVSIDRFKVMLLGVFVGFGAGLGLVILLEMIDGRFKDIDSLRQLGIPILAEIPTIPDPVKQARMKKFNIARYACAGCGFLVIGMFLAHDALGLGLIDRFIIDSNLDQVVAKVVRFIN; this is encoded by the coding sequence ATGGATAATCCGCTTAGCCAAGTCAAGAAATACCTGTTTCTCGTTTACAAGAAGCGCTTCATTTTCTTGTTTTCCTCACTTTTGGTCATGTCGGTGATCATCTCCGGCAGCTTTTTCATGACTAAAAAGTACGAGGCGTCGAGCACTGTTTTTATTGAACGCAATATGATCGACAGCCTTCTAAGGGGGATTACCATTACCCCGTCCATGGATGATCGTATTCGCGTGCTGCGCCACTACATGCTTAGCCGTGATCTGATTTCGCGCACCCTGCGCAAACTCGATGCGGACCTGACCGCGCCGACGCCCGAGCAGTTCGAAGGGTTGATCCGCAAATATCAACGCGCCACCAACATCAACATGCGCGGACAAGAACTCTTCATCGTCTCCCTGCGTGACGAGGATCCGGTTTTCGCTCGCGATTTCATCAATGCGCTGGTTGGCACCTACGTCGAGGAAAATATTGCCTCCAAACGCGAAGAAGCCTTCGGCGCGGGGCGCTTCATTAGCGAACAGCTGACCTTCTTTAAACAACGCCTCGACGAAGCCCAGGATCGCGTCATTCAGTTTCGGCGCGATCGCGAAATCTACTCCACAGTCAGTGAGGCAGCTCTGCTTGAGAACATCAAAAGAGCCGAAGAGGGCCTTGAGCAGATCAAGATGCAGAAAAACGAGATGCTGGCGACCATCGCCACCATCCGCCGCCAACTGGATATGATGGCTGAATTCTCGGCTCAGAACACCTCAAATCCTTTTGGCTTCGCAGCAACCGGTTCCGGGGGCAACGCCCTTGTCGCCCAACTGGAGTCCCGCCGGCAGGAAATGCTTCAGGTCTATAACGAGCGCCACCCCGAGATCGTGCGCCTCGATGCACGCATCGAGGCAATCCTTGAAGCAGAGAAGGACAACCCAGTTGAACTTGCCGTGGCTCCGGTGGTGGAATTCAATCCTCTCGAAGACCCCATTTACGTCGATCTCAAAATGCGCCTCAATGCGCGTGAAACGGAGTTTCAGGCAATAGAAGCTCGCGAGCGTGAACTCCAGGCCATGATTCAGGAGAATCAAGCCAAGTTGCGGGAATTTCCCGAGGAGAAAAAACTGCTCGCCGATCTGGAGCGTGAGCGCAACAGCTACCTCAAGCTCTATGAGCAGCTTCTCGAACGCCAGGGCGTTACCGAGGTTTCCAAGCAGATGGAAGTCGCTGACAAAACAACGACTTTCCGCATCGTTGACCCGGCTGTTCTGCCGCGTGCACCAGTCAGCATTGATCGGTTCAAGGTGATGCTACTGGGCGTGTTCGTCGGCTTCGGTGCGGGATTGGGACTCGTCATTCTTCTCGAAATGATCGATGGACGCTTCAAGGACATCGATTCCTTGCGCCAGCTCGGTATCCCGATTCTCGCCGAGATACCGACTATCCCCGATCCGGTCAAGCAGGCGCGCATGAAAAAATTCAACATTGCGCGCTACGCCTGCGCCGGTTGTGGTTTCCTGGTGATCGGGATGTTCCTCGCACATGACGCCCTGGGCTTGGGCCTTATCGATCGGTTTATCATCGATTCCAACCTCGATCAGGTCGTTGCAAAAGTTGTCCGCTTCATCAACTGA